One genomic window of Lytechinus variegatus isolate NC3 chromosome 1, Lvar_3.0, whole genome shotgun sequence includes the following:
- the LOC121429685 gene encoding uncharacterized protein K02A2.6-like: protein MDVIKQVDEPTDWVSSLVVVKKKNGQLRVCLDPRDLNRAIKREHYKLPSRAEITSQFAGAKYFSKLDASSGFWQIQLDEDSSKLCTFITPYGRYRFLRLPFGICSAPEVFHKIIHNLFVDIPGVNTMMDDIVVWGSTQEEHDDRLRKVLDIAQKSNLKLNRDKCEFNVNQMTFIGDLISQDGVRPDPKKVAAIRNMARPTCKQDIQRFLGMINYQAKFIPNLSTRSAPLRILLDKKVEWMWENEQEKAWCELKEILMSQPVLHFYDCTKPTKISADASKNGLGAVLLQQHEQNWHPIAYASRAMTDAETRYAQIEKELLAITYGCEKFHQYIYGQKIDVETDHKPLIPLFVKSLADCPLRIQRLLIRVQRYDLKVSYTPGKYMFTADTLSRAVDPKAELNVETEEDIRVYVDMIVQAMPVTSNKRQEIVEETKKDVDLQELLATIRNGWPEIKQQCPARIKQYWNIRSELSEADGIIFKGSKIVIPTSMRQYILNQVHEGHLGIEKCKKRAREVIYWPRINADITEMVQNCTSCLMYKPKQQAESLNPHAVPNRPWEKIAVDLFTLNKREYMVVVDYYSQFIEVCTLTSTTSKAVINHMKAIFARHGTPCELMSDNGPQFASQEFKSFAKEWDFHHTTSSPHYPQSNGLAENAVKIVKNLILKSQHSGQDIHRALQVYRSSPIACGKSPAELLYNRQIRSNLPMLDTLLNNQQIDTKSVRGRKDEQKVKQKERFDKHAHDSPKLKPGDHVILQDMKTNTWLQHGIIKSVNNHNRSYQIETAAGEIRRRNRRHLRPDPRHQAESIPLPVQDDFELDDSAEAEPASDVRASSSPSRTTRSGRVVKPPDRLNL from the coding sequence ATGGATGTAatcaaacaggttgatgaacCGACAGATTGGGTGTCTTCTCTTGTTGTAGTCAAGAAAAAGAATGGTCAACTCAGAGTCTGTCTAGATCCACGTGATCTTAATCGAGCAATCAAACGAGAACACTATAAATTGCCTTCTAGAGCTGAAATAACCTCTCAGTTTGCTGGAGCCAAGTATTTCAGTAAATTAGATGCATCAAGTGGTTTTTGGCAAATCCAACTAGATGAAGATAGTTCCAAGCTTTGTACATTTATCACTCCGTACGGAAGATATAGATTCTTGAGACTACCTTTTGGTATCTGCAGTGCTCCTGAAGTATTTCACAAGATAATACATAACTTGTTCGTAGATATACCTGGTGTCAATACCATGATGGATGACATAGTGGTATGGGGAAGCACTCAAGAAGAGCATGACGATCGTCTGAGAAAAGTTCTAGACATCGcacaaaaatcaaacttgaaactCAATCGAGACAAGTGTGAGTTCAATGTGAACCAGATGACTTTCATTGGTGACTTGATCAGCCAAGATGGAGTCAGACCAGATCCTAAAAAGGTGGCTGCCATCAGGAACATGGCAAGACCAACCTGTAAACAGGACATACAAAGGTTTTTGGGGATGATAAACTACCAAGCAAAATTCATTCCAAACCTATCAACAAGGTCAGCACCTCTACGTATTTTGCTTGACAAGAAAGTAGAGTGGATGTGGGAAAATGAACAAGAAAAAGCATGGTGCGAACTGAAAGAAATTCTAATGAGTCAACCAGTGCTTCATTTCTATGACTGCACAAAACCCACAAAGATATCAGCTGATGCTTCAAAAAATGGACTAGGAGCAGTTCTCCTAcaacaacatgaacaaaattGGCATCCAATAGCTTACGCATCAAGAGCTATGACTGATGCAGAAACACGTTACGCTCAGATAGAAAAAGAACTCTTAGCTATCACTTACGGatgtgaaaaatttcatcaatatatctATGGTCAAAAGATAGATGTTGAAACAGATCACAAGCCACTTATCCCATTGTTTGTTAAATCATTGGCAGATTGTCCTTTACGCATTCAAAGATTACTAATCAGAGTACAGAGATATGATCTCAAAGTGTCATATACACCTGGAAAGTACATGTTCACTGCCGATACACTGTCACGAGCAGTAGATCCAAAAGCAGAATTGAATGTTGAAACTGAAGAAGATATCAGAGTCTATGTAGATATGATAGTACAAGCAATGCCAGTAACATCAAACAAAAGACAAGAAATTGTTGAAGAGACAAAAAAAGATGTAGATCTTCAAGAGTTGCTAGCCACCATCAGAAATGGTTGGCCAGAAATTAAGCAACAATGTCCAGCTAGAATAAAACAGTACTGGAACATTAGAAGTGAACTCTCTGAAGCAGATGGAATCATATTCAAAGGTTCTAAGATAGTAATTCCAACTTCCATGAGACAATACATACTAAACCAAGTACACGAAGGTCACTTAGGCATTGAGAAATGTAAGAAACGTGCTAGGGAAGTAATCTATTGGCCAAGAATCAATGCAGACATCACTGAAATGGTCCAAAATTGTACTTCATGCCTAATGTACAAACCAAAACAACAGGCTGAAAGCCTAAATCCACATGCCGTGCCAAATCGTCCTTGGGAAAAAATTGCAGTAGATCTATtcactttgaacaaaagagaATATATGGTCGTCGTCGACTACTACTCACAATTCATTGAAGTATGTACTTTGACTTCAACTACAAGCAAGGCCGTGATTAATCACATGAAAGCAATATTTGCTcgtcatggtacaccatgtgaaCTGATGTCGGATAATGGTCCTCAATTTGCAAGCCAAGAATTCAAAAGCTTTGCAAAAGAATGGGATTTTCACCATACCACATCGAGTCCACATTATCCACAATCAAATGGCCTCGCAGAAAATGCTGTGAAGATTGTCAAAAATCTCATACTGAAGTCACAACACAGTGGACAAGATATCCACAGAGCCTTACAAGTCTATCGAAGTTCACCAATAGCATGCGGAAAATCTCCAGCAGAACTTCTGTACAATCGTCAGATTAGGTCTAACCTTCCCATGCTTGACACTTTGCTTAATAACCAACAGATTGATACTAAATCTGTGAGGGGAAGAAAGGATGAGCAGAAGGTGAAACAAAAAGAGCGATTCGATAAACATGCTCATGACTCGCCAAAGCTAAAACCTGGAGATCATGTGATACTCCAAGACATGAAAACTAATACCTGGTTACAACATGGTATCATAAAGTCTGTCAATAATCATAACAGATCATACCAAATTGAAACAGCTGCAGGCGAGATACGTCGCAGAAACAGACGTCACCTCAGGCCAGATCCCAGACACCAAGCCGAGTCTATTCCATTACCAGTACAGGATGACTTCGAGCTAGATGACAGCGCAGAAGCGGAACCAGCATCTGATGTTCGCGCATCTTCGTCACCATCCCGAACAACCAGAAGCGGACGAGTCGTTAAACCGCCAGATCGCTTAAACTTGTAA